A segment of the Deltaproteobacteria bacterium genome:
GAATGTGTTGGTGCGGGCGGATAGAGTTATTAGGTGAGACGAGATCCTTCGCGTTCGCTCAGAGCCTGCCCTGAGTTTATCGAAGGGACAAGTTTTGGATTGGGGAAACCCAACAGATAAATCACTCCGGGCTACCAAGATGCCCTTTCAGGAAGCCTGTTTTACAGAGGAAATACTAACCCCAGGCTTCATTGAATCCAGCCTTGGGATGAAATACACTTTGCATTCAGTTTCAAAGGCGAGGCGAGAATTAACTACGCGCGATTCTTCATAGCAAACTTACTGGAGAGGCCACGGAAAAAATGCCGACATGACGATTCGCTGCCACCCACACGCTCTGGCGCGTATGGAAGAGCGCGGGACGTCCGAAGAGGAAGTTATCGAAACAGTGAAGACCGGCGAACGATTTACCGCAAAGTTTGACCGCACAGGTTTTCGGCGCAACTTCGCATTTGGTGAAATGTGGCGCGGCAAGCAGTTCAACACCAAGCAGG
Coding sequences within it:
- a CDS encoding DUF4258 domain-containing protein, with protein sequence MTIRCHPHALARMEERGTSEEEVIETVKTGERFTAKFDRTGFRRNFAFGEMWRGKQFNTKQVEAYAVQEGTDWLVISVLTRYF